AGTTCGCCCAGAACAACCTGGAGTTTCCGGTCAATCCCGACGTCACGCCGCGCGGCATCGTCGAGGAATGGGGCGACTTCCGCGCCGACGATACGCCGCTGCAGATCGCCGGCGAGCGCCAGGCCGAGGCCGTGCGGCTGATGGACCGTGCCGGCTATCGCTGAGGCGATTCACCAACGGCTCTGGCCGCGGGCCGATCGGCGCTGGCTGATCGGCCCGTTACTGTTGCTGGTCGGCATCCCGCTGCTGATGCTGCTGGCCAGCTGGGCCCAGCCCCAGCCCGATATCTGGCAGCACCTTTCGAAATACCTGCTACCGCGCCTGATCGGTCACACCGCCCTGATGATGGTCGTCGTCGGCCTCGGTGTGGCCGTCCTCGGCGTCGGCCTGGCCTGGTTGTCGGCCTGCTGCGACTTTCCGCTGCGTCGAATTCTCGACCCGCTGCTGGTGATGCCGCTGGCCTTTCCCACCTACGTGCTGGCCTTCATCTACCTGGGCATGCTCGACTACGCCGGTCCGGTGCAGACCTTCTGGCGGGATACATTCGGTTCCTCTCCGGCCCTGTTCGAGGCATTCAGTCGTCCCGGTGGCGTCCTGTTCATCCTGGTGCTGGCCTTCTATCCCTACGTCTACCTGCTGGCCCGGGCGGCCTTCGTGAGTGGCGGGCTGGCCGCCTTCGAGGCGTCTCGCAGCCTTGGTCAGGGGCCGCTACGCACATTTTTTCGCGTCAGCCTGCCGATGGCTCGCCCCGCGCTCGTGGCCGGACTGGCGCTGGCGTTGATGGAGACCCTCGCCGATTTCGGTGCAGTCTCGATCTACGGCTTTGATACCTTCACGACAGCCATTTATCGCACCTGGCTGGGCATGTTCAATCTCACAGCGGCGGTGCAACTGGCCTCCATCCTGATGCTGTTCGTGCTGCTTCTGGTCGGCGTGGAGCGGCTCAGCCGCAATGCCCGCAGTACTCAGGCCGAACGCCGCCCCACCGGTCACCGAATCCGCTTGAAAGGCCTGCGCGGCTGGGCGGCGACCGCGGCGCAGATCACGGTGCTCATGCTCGGCGTCGTGCTGCCGCTCATTCAACTGCTTGTCTGGGCCTGGCCGCAGTTGTCCGGACTGGCCGACCCGCGCCTGGTCCGGGTGGTCGCCAATACCATGGTGCTCGGCATGACCGGAGCGCTGGCCGTGGTCGCCGGCGGCATCCTGCTGCTGGTCTCGACGCACCGGGCGTCGCGTCGGCAGCAACTGCTTGGCGAAATGGCGGCACTTGGCTACGCCATTCCGGGGACCGTGCTGGCCGTGGCGATCATGTTCGCCTTTTTGCGGCTGGATCAGCTGGCCGGTACCGCCCTGGCCGGCGGCATGAGTGCGCTGGTGATCGCCTACCTGGTCCGCTTCGTGCGCGTCGCCTGGGGTCCGCTCGATGGCGTGGCGTCACGCATTCGTCCGCATTATGTCGAGGTGGCGCGCAGTCTCGGTGTGCCGCGCTGGTACCGGCTGTGGCGCGTCAACCTGCCCCTGCTCTGGCCCGGCCTGGTCACCGCTTTCCTGCTGGCGCTGGTCGAAGTGGCAAAGGAAATGCCGGCCACGCTGGTGTTGCGGCCCTTCGGCTGGGAAACCCTGGCCGTGCGCATCTACGAATTGACCGCCGAGGGGCAGTGGGAAATGGCGGCGGTTCCGGCTTTGCTGCTGGTCATTCTCGGCGCCATTCCGGTCACCGTGTTGATCCGTTCGGGGCGGGTCCGGGCGATATAATGCCCGCCTGTTTCAGACCAGGCATCGTTCCGATATGAGTTCAAGAACCCCGCTGCATGAAGCGCACCTCGCCGCCGACGGCAAGATGGTCGATTTCGCCGGCTGGGAACTGCCGATTCACTACGGCTCGCAGATGGAAGAGCACAAGGCGGTCCGGGAGGCCGCCGGGATGTTCGACGTTTCGCACATGACGGTGGTCGATATCCAGGGCGCCCAGGCGCGTGAATTTCTGCGTCGCCTGCTGGCCAACGACGTCGACAAGCTTTCCGAGCGTGGCCAGGCGCTCTACGGCTGCATGCTCGACGAACGTGGCGGTGTGCTCGACGACCTGATCACCTACTGGCTCGACGACAACTTCTACCGCACGGTGGTCAATGCGGCCACGCGTGAAAACGACCTGGCCTGGATGCGACGGGTGGCCGAGGATTTCGACGTCGAGGTGATCGAGCGCGACGATCTGGCGATGATCGCCGTCCAGGGTCCGGAAGCGCGCGAGAAGGTCATCGATGTGCTGGGCGCGCGCGACGCCGAGTCGCTCAAGCCTTTCCGCGCAACCACGCATGGCGACTATTTCATCGCCCGTACCGGCTACACCGGTGAGGATGGTTTCGAGGTGCTGATGCCGGCCGGCGAGGCCGAAGGGTTCTGGCAGGCGCTGATGGAAGTCGGAGTCCGGCCCTGTGGACTGGGCGCACGCGACAGCTTGCGCCTGGAGGCAGGCCTGAATCTGTACGGCCAGGACATGGACACGACCACCACACCGCTGGAATCCAATCTCGGCTGGACCGTGGCCTTCGAGCCGGACGACCGCGACTTCATCGGCCGCCGGGCGCTGGCGGTACAGAAGTCAGACGGCGTGCCGCGTCAACTGGTCGGCCTGGTACTGGGTCGCGGCGGCATTCCCCGCACGGGTGCGAAAGTGCATACGACAGCCGGCGAAGGGCAGGTGACAAGTGGCGTGTTCGGCCCCACCACGCAGTGCCCGGTAGCTTTGGCGCGCATCCCGGCGGGCGAGTTTGATGAAGTCGAGGTCGAACTGCGCGGCAAGCGACTGACGGCCCGCGTGGTCAAGCCGCCGTTCGTTCGCCAAGGGAAGGTGAGGATCTAGGCAACTACTCAATCGCCTCGAACCGATTGGCGTCGCGGTTCTTGCGCACGGTCTTCGGATCCCAGATGCGGCCGTTCATGGCGATCCACACGCCCGGCGGCAGGGCCTGCACGGCGCCGACCGCGCAGCCGATGTTGAACACCGCATCGGAATCAATGAAGCGTGCGGGATTGAGCGCTCCGGTCAGCACGATCACCCGCTCGCCTACATCGCCGAGGGTGGCGGCGGTTTCCACCATGGTGTCGGTGCCGTGGGTGATCAGGTAGTGACCTTCATCGCTGCTCATCACCGCCTGTCGGATCAAGCTTCGATCCGCCTCGCCCATATCGAGCGAATCCTTGCGCATGAGTGCCCGGATTTCCCAGTCGAAGGCCACGTTCATGGCCTTGAGGATGCGGCTGATCTCCGGCTCGCCGATCTGGTAGTCGGACTTGTCGTCGTAGTAGATCTTGTCGATCGTGCCGCCGGTGGTGAGGATGTGAAGCCTGTTCAAAGCTGCCTTCCGCATGATGCTCAGTGTTCGGGGAGTCAGGTAGTATAGCGGCCATGCAATCCCGCCTGTTCAATCCCTGGCTGCTCGCGCTGGCCATCGCATTGTCGACACCGGTTTCGGCGCAGTCGCTGTCGGACGAACTACTGGCCCTGCACTGGCACCCGGCGACCAGCGATCAGGCGCGCAGCCGGACCCTGGCGGCGGCAGCCTGGCTCGAGCGCGACACGGTCGAGGAGGACTGGCGCGGCGCCCTGGATGCGATCGTGCTGCGCATGGAGCGCTCGCTCGAGCATGCCGGTCCCCGCCCGGTATCGCCGGTCGATGGCGCGCTGGCCTGGCTGGTACGCCAGCAAGAGGTCAACCTGCGTGATGCCTCGGCGGCCTTTCCCGAACCCGACCCCGCCGGCATCGGCGAGCTGATGCAGTCGGATCGGGCGGCCGGTCGCCTGGCACGGCTGCACTCTGCGGTTCATTGGCAGGCGCCCAACATTTGGCAGCGCGTGGCCGAGCGGATCGGCGAGGACGCTGTTGAGTCCATTCGGGACTGGTGGTCACCCCTGTTGTCACAACGCTCCGCCACGGTAGCGGCTGACGGGGACCCGGTCGGCTCCTACGCCCGGGCGCAGGCCGAGCGGGTGCGCCAGCTCTCTGGTAGCCAGGACTCGGCTGAACAGGCGGCGATCCGCGATTCGGTACTGCGCGCCGCGGCGGATTTCACGTGGCGAAACGGTCGCGTACTAGACGCCGTCTGGCTGACCTTCGAAGCGCAGTTACGCCTGACCCAGCTTGACGAACCGGCCGAGCTGGCCGGCGGCTGGCAGGACTGGTTGGAGCGGCTCGATGCTGAGCGTGTGCGCGAGACGCGGCTGATCGACCTGGATCTGCCGCTGATCCTCGCGTTGCTTGGTGATGCGGCCGGCTACATGGCGTCGCCCGAGGCGGCCGTCGACGCGGCACTGGATGAACTGGCCGATGTCTATGCTCGTCTGGCCCTGTTCGCACCCGACCTCGCTTTCTATCTCGATCAGCCGGTGCGTCAGCCCGTCCGGCGCGCGATTGCCGACTGCAACCCCGACCCCCTGCTGATTGGCCCGCTACCGCGCGAGGTCTTCGAGCGTTGCGCCCGCAACCTCGAAGCACTGCTGCAAGATGGGCTGGCCAGCGACGAACTGGTGGGGGGTGCCCAGGGCCCCTTCGCCGCTGAGTTCCTTCGGCGCGAACTGGGACTGGTGAGCTGGCAACGAGCGGCCTATCTCGACGGGCATCTCGACTGGCTGGTGCAGGCGCAGTGCCAGTCACCTGCATGGATCAACGTGATGGAATGGTCCCTGCTGGTCGATCACCTGGTTCGCTGGATTGGCCAGCGCCCGGTCTATTTCGGCGGAAGCCGCTGGCAGGCCACCCTCGACGGAATCACTGCCCGAATGCGCGAACTCGGCCGCGCCCACGTGGAATGGCTCGACTGCATCACCGGCCAGGGCAGTGAGCGGCGCGATCCCATCATGCGCCTGCTCGATCGGCATCGCGCTGCCCTGACCGAGCTCGCCGCGCTACTGGCCGAAGCCGGCCGGGCCTTCTACGAGAGCGTAACGCGCCCGGGCGCCGATATCGACCTGGCCGGCCCGGCGGACCAGGTCACCGCCTACCGTCCCGAGGGATTGGAAATCGGCCCTTGCCCGGAGGCGAACACCTGCGGCGCGCGGGTCTCGCTGCCGGTCAGCCGGGCCCTGCTGGGGATGTTCCCGAATGCCTTCCTGCTCGGTGACCAGATCGGTCTGGGCGAGCTGGACCTGTGCTATGAACGGGTGCGCTGGGTCGATCGGCGCGCCACGCCGGCACGGCGGTCAAGCAGCCGGGTGGCTGACTACCACGGCCGGTTGAGCTTTGACCTGGTCGGCACCTTCGGTCGCGAGGACGGACAGCAGACCGTCTTTCGCTACCGACTGACCGACAGCGAGCGCCGGCACTACCTGTTTGCCGCCGAAAGCGAAGACACGCTCGCCCTGGATTGCCCGCAGGAGTTGATCGGGCAATCGATCGCCAGCCAGTTGCCCGACGATCACCCCGGCCTGGTGCCGAATCGGCTGACCTATTTCGCCAGTGCGCCGACCACGCCGGAGGCGCAGCTGGCAGCCAACTGGAGTGCGGGTGCGGAATGGCGCGACTGGTTCGTTACCGGTCGACGCGTCGAACGCCTGGAGGCGGTCGACGGCAGCGCCCTCGAGACCGAGGTCCAGGCTCGCCTGGCGGCACTTTCCGCGCGGCGGGAGCGGCAATTGAGCGCACCGTTGATCAACCCCGCCCGGGCCGGAGAGAGCGAAGCGCTGGCGCTGGCCATGGCGCGTGCGTCCGACACCGCAGCCCTGATACGCCGCAGCCTGGAACTGCACTATCCGCGAATCATCCGGCAGCATGCCGCGGTGCGCGCGATGCTGGCCGGCGAGGCCGGACTGGTCACACGCGACCGCGTGCGCCTGATGCGCGAGAGTGGTATGCCTGTGGCGCGCATGCCGCGGCTGGGTCTTGATCGGGTCGATCAATTGACGCGGGCCTGGCTGGCACTGCCCGAGGCCCTGCGCGAACAGGGCCAGCGGGCGCCCGAGGTGGACTACGCGCTCGAGCGGCTTGCGGCCCTCAAGCGCCGGATGAATGAGTGATCAGGGTGCTTGCCGGCCCCAGCGCAGGGCACTCAGCCCAGTGACGTAAAGCACGATCAGGCCGATCTGGATCAACGCCGGTACGCGGGCTGCGGGGCTGACCCAGGCTTCGGACACGGCCAGGCAGAAATGCAGAAGCAGGATACAGCCGGCGATGACCAGCGGGCGTTTTTTGAGCAACCAGACCCCGGGCAGGGTGGGCAGCAGCGGCAGGCTCATCACAGCGGTGGCGAGCCAGGGCGGCATGATTTCCGGGGGGCTCAGCCAGAAGAACCAGAGGGGCTGCAGCGCGATCACGGCCGGCAACGTATAGCGGCAGGTTTTCAGGCTGATCATGTTCGTTCGCTCAGCCGGACGGCAAATCCGGCTACCCGCCGGCCCTGGGCCTGGCAGATGCGACGCTCGACCTCGTCGAGCCGGCGATCGGAATCCACACCCGCTAGATGACTGGCGCCGTAGGGGGTGCCGCCGCTTGTCGTGTGACTGATCTCCGGCAGGGTATAGGGCAGGCCAACGATGAGCATGCCGTGGTGTAGCAGCGGCAGCATCATGCTCAGCAGGGTGCTC
The Wenzhouxiangella sp. XN201 genome window above contains:
- a CDS encoding iron ABC transporter permease, with the protein product MPAIAEAIHQRLWPRADRRWLIGPLLLLVGIPLLMLLASWAQPQPDIWQHLSKYLLPRLIGHTALMMVVVGLGVAVLGVGLAWLSACCDFPLRRILDPLLVMPLAFPTYVLAFIYLGMLDYAGPVQTFWRDTFGSSPALFEAFSRPGGVLFILVLAFYPYVYLLARAAFVSGGLAAFEASRSLGQGPLRTFFRVSLPMARPALVAGLALALMETLADFGAVSIYGFDTFTTAIYRTWLGMFNLTAAVQLASILMLFVLLLVGVERLSRNARSTQAERRPTGHRIRLKGLRGWAATAAQITVLMLGVVLPLIQLLVWAWPQLSGLADPRLVRVVANTMVLGMTGALAVVAGGILLLVSTHRASRRQQLLGEMAALGYAIPGTVLAVAIMFAFLRLDQLAGTALAGGMSALVIAYLVRFVRVAWGPLDGVASRIRPHYVEVARSLGVPRWYRLWRVNLPLLWPGLVTAFLLALVEVAKEMPATLVLRPFGWETLAVRIYELTAEGQWEMAAVPALLLVILGAIPVTVLIRSGRVRAI
- the gcvT gene encoding glycine cleavage system aminomethyltransferase GcvT; amino-acid sequence: MSSRTPLHEAHLAADGKMVDFAGWELPIHYGSQMEEHKAVREAAGMFDVSHMTVVDIQGAQAREFLRRLLANDVDKLSERGQALYGCMLDERGGVLDDLITYWLDDNFYRTVVNAATRENDLAWMRRVAEDFDVEVIERDDLAMIAVQGPEAREKVIDVLGARDAESLKPFRATTHGDYFIARTGYTGEDGFEVLMPAGEAEGFWQALMEVGVRPCGLGARDSLRLEAGLNLYGQDMDTTTTPLESNLGWTVAFEPDDRDFIGRRALAVQKSDGVPRQLVGLVLGRGGIPRTGAKVHTTAGEGQVTSGVFGPTTQCPVALARIPAGEFDEVEVELRGKRLTARVVKPPFVRQGKVRI
- a CDS encoding asparaginase domain-containing protein encodes the protein MNRLHILTTGGTIDKIYYDDKSDYQIGEPEISRILKAMNVAFDWEIRALMRKDSLDMGEADRSLIRQAVMSSDEGHYLITHGTDTMVETAATLGDVGERVIVLTGALNPARFIDSDAVFNIGCAVGAVQALPPGVWIAMNGRIWDPKTVRKNRDANRFEAIE
- a CDS encoding DUF2069 domain-containing protein, encoding MISLKTCRYTLPAVIALQPLWFFWLSPPEIMPPWLATAVMSLPLLPTLPGVWLLKKRPLVIAGCILLLHFCLAVSEAWVSPAARVPALIQIGLIVLYVTGLSALRWGRQAP